AGCGCTTTCTCATTCTCACCACCAATTATACTTTCGCTGGGAGAACCTCCACGCCATTTTTAACTGCCAGTTTTCTGAATTTTTTGTCAAACGTGGCAAGGGGATAGCCCCTTTGGAGGGCGTGATACAGGATTATAGCATCGTTGAAACGAGATAGTGACAAGGAGTTCTTTTCTATAAGCTCAAGGGCGTAGGCTATAGACTCTCCGTTATCGTTCAGCCTGTTAAAGCGAGGATCATCTAAATACTCACTCAGCATGGATCTTACAAGCTTCACGGGCAGGTTTTTCCTCTTGAAGAACCAGACGTATTCCTGCAGAACTATTGGGGGTACGTACCAGCGGTCCAGTGAATCCAAAAGCCGTCGGGCTTCGTGATGAAATGGGAGATCTTCAAATGTGTCGTACAGGAGCACGTTAGTATCTATCACTGCATGCATTCTTCCATACCCTCCTCAATGGTCTTCTCAATCTCCTCAGGCGTGAGCCTCTCACCTAGTTTGAGGGTTTTCCTCTTTCTCTTCAGCCTCTTGACTATGATTTTTTCCCCTTCAAGCTCAACCTCAAGCAGCTCCCCCTCCTTAATCCCGAGGGCTTTTCTGATCTCCGCGGGGAGCGTTATCTGATAGTTCCGGGTTACCTTTGTCACAGGCATAGTATCACCTCCTTGTTAGTAAGTTAGGATATCTACTATATTAGAGTTTCTACTACTCAAACCCAGCACAGCTCGTAGTAGGCGCACTTTTTGCATTTCTTTGATTTTACAGGCTCTGGTGGGGCTGGAAGTGATTTTATCCGCTGAACTTCCCTGATCGCCGCCTCTACTTCCTCTTCCCTGCTGTCGAGGGTTATCTCCTTCGTCTCGTTGAGCTTTGGATAGTGGAGAACCGCCCTAGCTTTGATGCCGAGCCTCTTGAGGTAGTAAAGGTAGTAAAGCGCTTGCATCTCGTGGGCCTTCTCCATGCTTTTACCCAGCTTGACCTCGTGGACTTCTATGATTTCCCCCTTCCTGATGAAGTCTATCTTTATGCTCCCGATCTGGACTTCTTTCTCTTCGCCGGCATAGCGCCTCTCGTGGAGGAACCTCCCGAGGTCAACCCACTCGTTCTCCTGCTCCATGGTGATGCCCTTCGAGAAGTACCAGAGCTTCGTGGGGCATATGAAGAGGTAGTTGATTTCGGTGCCGCCGATAAGGAGTTCGTCGAGGGGGTATCCCTTCGTTTCATTAGTTCGGTTTTTAGGATGGCTTTTGCTACAGTTATTGCTGTTACAGGTAGACACATAATTCACCAAATATCCACCTCATCCAAGTCCCTCTTAACTACTTCATCAACACCGTATTTCCAGAGATCTTCCGCTTTCTTTTTGTCCCAACTTAGCACTACGGGATATCCCTTGAACGTCCTGTAGAGTGCGGCTTGAAGGATTGGATCTTCTAAGACAAACCAAATAGGGACGTTGACTGAATATTCCTGCAGGATTTTCTTAAGCTCCCATTTCTTGTTGTTAAGCTCCTTTCTGCCCAGTTCCCCATCAATCTGATAGACTTCCCGGATAATTTCTTCCCAGGTAAGCTTGGAGTTTTTATCCTCACTTAGAAGTTTTCTGAATCTCTTTACGATTTCATCGCCTCCAAATTCTTCACTCATTAGTGTCGGCACCACAAAGTACATCCCACCGAGCTGGCGGAAAACCCTCTGCGCTTCGCTCTTCTTTTCGAGGGTGAAGTAGTCAAGCTTATCTAAAAGTTCCTTGACTTGTGTTATATACTCTCTAAGGATTTCACCAGAATAGACGCCATATATTGCATCCCTCTCAGCTTTATAATCAAGAGGTTTTGGGTTTCTTTCAAGGGATTTTAGCACTTCTATTGTCCTTCCCAGGATTTTCCTGCCAATGCCTTGG
This window of the Thermococcus siculi genome carries:
- a CDS encoding PIN domain-containing protein, with translation MHAVIDTNVLLYDTFEDLPFHHEARRLLDSLDRWYVPPIVLQEYVWFFKRKNLPVKLVRSMLSEYLDDPRFNRLNDNGESIAYALELIEKNSLSLSRFNDAIILYHALQRGYPLATFDKKFRKLAVKNGVEVLPAKV
- a CDS encoding AbrB/MazE/SpoVT family DNA-binding domain-containing protein, which codes for MPVTKVTRNYQITLPAEIRKALGIKEGELLEVELEGEKIIVKRLKRKRKTLKLGERLTPEEIEKTIEEGMEECMQ
- the cas4 gene encoding CRISPR-associated protein Cas4; amino-acid sequence: MNYVSTCNSNNCSKSHPKNRTNETKGYPLDELLIGGTEINYLFICPTKLWYFSKGITMEQENEWVDLGRFLHERRYAGEEKEVQIGSIKIDFIRKGEIIEVHEVKLGKSMEKAHEMQALYYLYYLKRLGIKARAVLHYPKLNETKEITLDSREEEVEAAIREVQRIKSLPAPPEPVKSKKCKKCAYYELCWV